The genomic region CCGCCCGATAATATCGGTAATTCTTCCGCTGAACATGGCTCCGATTACTGCACCAATCAGCCCCGAAGTGGTAATTATTTCCACCCAGTCGTTCCCGATATTAAAAGCTTTCTGAAAAAAGGGAATTGCACCCGATATAACTCCGGTATCAAAACCGAAGAGCAGACCACCCAATGCCGCTACAGCGGCAATGACAATCACCAGCAATTTGTTTTGTTTCACCTGATTATTAGCCATACTTCATAGTTTTTTTGATACAAAATATTTTTAAATCATGCCTTAAATATACAATTTGGATTTTTATCTGATTCGCAACGCAACCTTATTTTGATATTTTTATTGCCGGAATTTTGGTATTTTTACTCTGAACAACGGAGAACAACTATGATTACTAAATATTTGCACCTGCGGCATTTATTCCTTCCGGCATTCTTCGTCATCACCTGCCTTATGGGTCACAGCCAGTCAAAAAATCTTGTCCTGAACCCCGGTTTTGAGCAGTATATTAAATGTCCCGTAAGTCATGTTCAAACCGAACCCAAACGTTTTCTGGCTCCTGATTGGACCTATCCTACCCAGGGTTCTCCTGACTATTTTCACCGTTGCAGTACAGGTGATGCAGGAGTTCCTAATAATTTTGCCGGTGTGAGCGAACCGCATTCAGGCGATGCTTATGTAGGCGCCATTTTAAGCGGAACGGAAGATGAATACCGCGAATACATTCAGGGACGACTGTCCGCTCCGCTGGAAAAGGGAAAAAAATACTGTGTCAGTTTCTGGGTGGAACTTGCTTCAATGTCACGCTTTGCTGTCGATCAGCTTGGCCTTAAATTTTATGACTCTGAACAAAAAAGTGAAATCAAGACAGCCCTGGGAGGAATTCCTGATATCAGCAACCAGCCGGGCCTTTTTCTCGACAATACAACCCAATGGAAACAAATATGCGCCGTTTATACTGCCCGCGGTGGTGAAGATTATTTCATCATCGGCAACTTCCATAATTATGAATCTACCAATTATGTGGTGACCAATAAAAATGTCAAAAACCTCCGTGACAAAACTTATGCCTACTATTACTTTGATGATGTTTCCGTCAAACCCCTCGATAATTGCAAAGATTGCCCCTGCGTTAACCAGGATTTAAAGGTTTTCCTGAAAGATACTTCTTATACCGGCGGGCGAAATCCGTATACAGGCCGGATTACGAAAATTATTAACGACGGAAAAATTTCCCTTGAAATCCAGGGAGGCAATCCGCCTTATTCCATTCAATGGTCCAATCAGGCAACGGGTACAACCCTCACCAATCTTCCGGCCGGAACTTACTCATTTAAGGTAACCGACCAGTTTAATTGTTCTGCTGCCGGTTCCATCACTTTTATCGAACCCAAACTTCCGGAGGACGAGTTTCTTGCAGGACTCAAAAACATTGAAGAAGGATCATCCATCATTCTGAAGAACATTTTCTTTGAGTTCAATAAAACTACCCTGCTGCCGGCTTCCTTTGAAGAACTGAACAAGGTTGTCAGCTTTATGAAAGAATCGAACGTGAGCCTTATTGAGATTTCAGGCCATACCGACAGCGAAGGTTCCGATGAGTACAACCGGAAGCTGTCCGACGGAAGGGCAAAGGCTGTGGTGGATTATCTTGTGTCGCAGGGAATTGAACCGGCACGCCTTCGTGCAGTCGGATACGGAGAATCCAGACCCATTGATACCAACGCTACTCCTGAAGGACGCGCACAGAACCGCCGGGTCGAATTTATGCTGGTGAAAAAATAACTGCCGTATGCGTCAACAGAAAGAAAATAAGAGGCACATTGGCAATGAGCCCATGCATCCATACCGTAATCGTTACAAAATGCACATCATGATGAAGAACAATCGTTTTTCGCTTTTTTCTCTCCTGGCAATATTG from Bacteroidales bacterium harbors:
- a CDS encoding OmpA family protein; protein product: MITKYLHLRHLFLPAFFVITCLMGHSQSKNLVLNPGFEQYIKCPVSHVQTEPKRFLAPDWTYPTQGSPDYFHRCSTGDAGVPNNFAGVSEPHSGDAYVGAILSGTEDEYREYIQGRLSAPLEKGKKYCVSFWVELASMSRFAVDQLGLKFYDSEQKSEIKTALGGIPDISNQPGLFLDNTTQWKQICAVYTARGGEDYFIIGNFHNYESTNYVVTNKNVKNLRDKTYAYYYFDDVSVKPLDNCKDCPCVNQDLKVFLKDTSYTGGRNPYTGRITKIINDGKISLEIQGGNPPYSIQWSNQATGTTLTNLPAGTYSFKVTDQFNCSAAGSITFIEPKLPEDEFLAGLKNIEEGSSIILKNIFFEFNKTTLLPASFEELNKVVSFMKESNVSLIEISGHTDSEGSDEYNRKLSDGRAKAVVDYLVSQGIEPARLRAVGYGESRPIDTNATPEGRAQNRRVEFMLVKK